Genomic DNA from Blattabacterium cuenoti:
ACACCATGGAAGAGGGGACTGTAATTAAATGGAATAAAAAAATAGGAGAAAAAGTTGTAGAAGGAGATATAATAGCAGAAATAGAAACAGACAAAGCTATTCAAGATTTTGAAATAGATGTTAGTGGTATTTTATTATTTATAGGAGTTAAAGAAGGAGAAAAAACAAAAGTTAACGATATAATAGCAATTATAGGAGAAGAAGGAGAAGATATTAATCATTTGATTAAACAAAAAAATTTAAAAAATAATTTACAAGAAGAAAAAAAAGATAATGAAAGAAAATTTATATCTCCTGCAGCAAGAAGATTGATAAAAAAAATGAATGTACCCATAGAAACATTTAAAAATGGAAGTGGATCTCACGGTAGAATAATCAAAAAAGATATTGAAACATTAAAAAATGAAAATAATATTAATAAAATTATTCATTCCTCTATGAGAAAAAAAATAGCTAAACATCTTTCTAAATCAAAAATTTCTGCTCCACATTATTATATATTTTCTGAAATAAATGTAGATAAACTAATTAAATTAAGAGAAAAATTTAATGATAAACTTTCTATAGATGAAAGAATATCTTTTAACGATATTATAATAAAAGCTGTTGCTCAATCATTAAAAAAATTTCCTAAAATGAATGTATCATGGAATGATGAATATATTTTGTTTCATAAAAATATAAATATTGGTATTGCAGTAGCAGTTGAAGATGGATTAATTGTTCCAGTAATTAAAAATGTTGATCATAAATCAGTATTACAAATATCTAAAGAAATAAAAGAAAAAGTATTACGTTCAAAAGAAAAAAAAATACAAATAAACGAGTTAGAAGATAGTACATTTACTGTATCTAATCTAGGAATGTATGATACAGATTCATTTACATCTATTATAAATATTCCAAATTCATCAATAATTTCTGTAGGATCTATAGTAAGACGACCTGTAGTTATAGGATCTAAAATAGAAATAGGAAGTATTATGAAAATAACATTATCTTGTGATCATAGAATAATAGATGGAGCGTTAGGGAGTCTTTATATACGATTATTAAAAAAATATTTAGAAGATCCTTTTATTATATTTTTATGATTTTTTTTTTATAAAAAATTTGTTATAAAATGAATATTTAATAATAGGTATTATTAATATTAACGACATTAATACATTTGAAATATATTCTATAAATTTATTATAAATAAAATTTTTTTCATAAAAAAAATTTATTATTAATCTTACTCCAAGTATTATTATTATCATATAAATAAAATTATTTAATTTTGGAATTTTTTCTACTAATTTTATAAAAAATTTTGTTGATAATCTTATGGATAAGATACTTGTTAATATACTAATAAATAATAATAATAAATTTTTTGATATAGCTATAGAAGCAAATACATTATCTATAGAAAAAGATAAATCTATTAATTCTACATATAATATAATTTTCCATAAAGAATTATTTTTTGTATTTATTTTATTATTTTTAATAATTTTATTTTTAAATTTATTTATGTAATAATTTATTCCAGTAAAAATTAAATAAATTCCAGCTATTATTTTTACCCATTTCATATTTATTAATATAGAAGTAAACAATAAACATAATATTCTAAATAAATAAGCACTGATGGTTCCATATTTTATAGCTTTATTTCTATCTTCATTATTATCTAAATTCATTATAATAGAAGATAAAACAACGGCATTATCTATAGATAATATACTTTCTACTATAAACAAATTACCTATAGTTAAGATGGATGAAAAAGGATTATTTATTATATCATATAAATATTCTATCATTTAATTATTAATATTTTTCTAACAAAATTAATTTTTTATAAAAACTTTTTTTTAACATCAAATTTTTATGATTACCTTGTTCTATAATTTTTCCTTTTTCTAAAACAATTATATGATCTGAATTTTCTATCAAAGTATTAGATATTCTATTTGATATTATTAAAGATGTTTTATTTTTAATTATTATTTTCAATAGTTTATGTATTTTTATTTCAGATTCTGAATCCAAAGAAGAAGTTACTTCATCTAAAATAATTATTTTAGGATTTCTTAATATAATTCTTGCTATACAAATTTTTTGTTTTTGGTATAAAGATAATTTATTTCCATTATATCCAATTATTGTATTATATCCTTTTGAAAGATTTTTTATAAAAAAATGTATGTTAGCTATTTTTGCTGCTTGTATTATAGTATTCATTGATGAATTTTTATTAATTTCTGGTGATATATTATTTAGTATAGAATCATTAAGTATAATTGGATTTTTAGTTATTATTCCTAATAATTTTCTATAATCTATAATTTTTAATTCATCAATATTAAATCCGTCTATTGTTATTTTTCCTGAAGTTACATTATAAAATTTTGCTAATAAATTAGCTATAATAGATTTTCCACTTCCTGATCTTCCTACTAATGCAACAGATTCTCCTTTTTTTAAATAGAAATTTAAATTTTCTAATAAAACTTTCCCTTTTCTTATAAAAGAAACATTATTAAATATTATTTTTTTATTAAAAAAATTTATTGAATTTGATAAAATTTTATTTTTTTTTATATAATAATATTCAAAATTCAATATTTCTGAAACTCTTTTTGCTGCAGCTTTTCCTTTTTGAATATTAGAAATAGAATTAACTAAGTTTTTAATTGGATTAACTATTTGTAAAAATAATCCTATAAAAGGAAATAAAATTTTAGGATCCATTTCTTTTTTATATAAAAAATTTTTACCTCCATACCATATTATTATAATCATAATAACAGAACTTAAAAATTCTATTATAGGAGAAAATAATTCTTTTTTTCTATTTAGACGGATAGATAATTTTTTTTGAAATTCTGATATTTTCTCAAATTTATTTTGTATTTTATTTTCATAATTAAGAATATTTATATTTTTATAATAATTTAATGTTTCTTCTACAATAGTAGATAATTTTCCTAATTGATTTTGTACATTAGTTGAATCATTTTTCAAAATGATTTTTATAATAAAAATAAAACAAATAATAATAGGTACTAGTAAGAAAATAAATAATGTTAATTTGTAATTAATAATAAATAAAGTTAATAAATAGAATATTATAATAATAGGTGAACTAATTAAGTTATTTAATGAATGAACTATAGATATTTCTATTTCATTAATATCATTAGATAATCTTGACATTATATCTCCATTTTTT
This window encodes:
- a CDS encoding dihydrolipoamide acetyltransferase family protein → MAEIISMPQLSDTMEEGTVIKWNKKIGEKVVEGDIIAEIETDKAIQDFEIDVSGILLFIGVKEGEKTKVNDIIAIIGEEGEDINHLIKQKNLKNNLQEEKKDNERKFISPAARRLIKKMNVPIETFKNGSGSHGRIIKKDIETLKNENNINKIIHSSMRKKIAKHLSKSKISAPHYYIFSEINVDKLIKLREKFNDKLSIDERISFNDIIIKAVAQSLKKFPKMNVSWNDEYILFHKNINIGIAVAVEDGLIVPVIKNVDHKSVLQISKEIKEKVLRSKEKKIQINELEDSTFTVSNLGMYDTDSFTSIINIPNSSIISVGSIVRRPVVIGSKIEIGSIMKITLSCDHRIIDGALGSLYIRLLKKYLEDPFIIFL
- a CDS encoding TerC family protein, with protein sequence MIEYLYDIINNPFSSILTIGNLFIVESILSIDNAVVLSSIIMNLDNNEDRNKAIKYGTISAYLFRILCLLFTSILINMKWVKIIAGIYLIFTGINYYINKFKNKIIKNNKINTKNNSLWKIILYVELIDLSFSIDNVFASIAISKNLLLLFISILTSILSIRLSTKFFIKLVEKIPKLNNFIYMIIIILGVRLIINFFYEKNFIYNKFIEYISNVLMSLILIIPIIKYSFYNKFFIKKKS
- a CDS encoding ABC transporter ATP-binding protein, which translates into the protein MNALEKIFNYSKYYKYRYVINIICNLLHSLFSVISIMSISPVLSFILDNNKKNNKITSLNYFNGFIDLFKNYFQYYIEFFSYKYGKINTLTIFCIFIISMFFIRSIFKYISEYILIEIKSSIIKDIRNEFHRKILFMPLDFFLDRKNGDIMSRLSNDINEIEISIVHSLNNLISSPIIIIFYLLTLFIINYKLTLFIFLLVPIIICFIFIIKIILKNDSTNVQNQLGKLSTIVEETLNYYKNINILNYENKIQNKFEKISEFQKKLSIRLNRKKELFSPIIEFLSSVIMIIIIWYGGKNFLYKKEMDPKILFPFIGLFLQIVNPIKNLVNSISNIQKGKAAAKRVSEILNFEYYYIKKNKILSNSINFFNKKIIFNNVSFIRKGKVLLENLNFYLKKGESVALVGRSGSGKSIIANLLAKFYNVTSGKITIDGFNIDELKIIDYRKLLGIITKNPIILNDSILNNISPEINKNSSMNTIIQAAKIANIHFFIKNLSKGYNTIIGYNGNKLSLYQKQKICIARIILRNPKIIILDEVTSSLDSESEIKIHKLLKIIIKNKTSLIISNRISNTLIENSDHIIVLEKGKIIEQGNHKNLMLKKSFYKKLILLEKY